In Juglans microcarpa x Juglans regia isolate MS1-56 chromosome 1S, Jm3101_v1.0, whole genome shotgun sequence, the genomic stretch attttcattacaaataaataatcataaatGCTTATTTTGCTTATAGCTAGTAACATAGAATGAACAAAGAATCCGTCCAATTTATAAAAACTCCATCTCGTTTTGAGGTATAGCTTATCAAACAATGAAAAAACTAATAAACAATTAGGctacgtttagatattgaactgagttgagtcgagttgagatgataaaatattattagaatattattttttaatattattattattttagaatttgaaaaagttgaattatttattatattttgtattgaaatttgaaaaagttataatgatgagttgagatgagttgatcaTGAATTTGATAACCAAACGTACCATTGTGCCCTTAAGATTTTTGCATTTACAAATTGGACATTAACATATGCTAAAGCACGAGAAATGTTTGATGAAAAACCTCAATCAGAATGTATTTTGTATTTACGTTTCTTACATTTCCATTGCTTCCCTTATTACAATTGTAAGCACTCAGTCTGTATTTATAGAGTACAATAACCAATCAGAGAACAACAAATATTATTCTGGAATATTCTTTGTCAGAGTTAGTTAGGCCACTGCAGTGTGCACAGCAGGTGCATCCGTAGCTGTTGGTTGAGGCAATTTTCCACATAATACGTGCAACAAATACTACTTGGATCTCAGCCACCTTAACTAACTTCGCCCGTACCGGATCCCGTTTACCGCCCAATATATTCATTCCCTCACAAGGTCCATCAGATTTCacttctctctttccctctcacTTGCGCAACACTGACACACACTCAAGAAGACGTTCGGAAATTCCGTTCTAGAGGCTTCCTCCACCGCAGCGAAGATGATTGCGACTCTTAAGTAAGTCACAGAGCCTTAAGACTTCTTCCTCTTTCGTTTCCATTCGATTTCCATTGCATTCAGTCCAGGCCATCAAAAGCGTCATCGTCACATTGATTTGCTGTATCTGATGTTTTCTCAGAGCCGAAGATCAGAGCCAATTGCAGCTCGTCGAACGCGAAGCCATCGACGACGAAGAAGATCTGTTCGAAGCGATCGACAAATGTATGCTCAGCATTATCGGCCTGCTTCTGTTTCGTTTCGCCTAGGCTCTCTGTTTCTCTGTTTTCCATCTTTATTTGCATTAAGTTCCCGCCATTATCGGATCGATTGGCTCTGTTGCGTGTTCATGCTAGGagttgaatttgaatttgaatttgttgTAGTATCGATTGTTTGCTCCTAATCGTTCAGTTTCAATTTCGAATGGATTTGCTTTGATTTTGCGAGAGTTCCAGAAGTAAGACAGAACGGTACTTCTTGAATTTCTGTGTCTACTGGAGAAAAAATTGTTCGCACTCTGTTGTGACGAAATATGAGTGACTTTCGCCATATTTTAATTGCCACCGTATTTGAATTCTTTAGCGTACTTGACCTAAACTGAACGAAACTGAGCTCCTATTAGTGTATATCCCTCCTTACTAGTTTCCATTCACGATCTATGCATTTTCTTCAGTGATTTCTCAGGGAATCAATGCTGGAGACGTGAAGAAGCTTCAAGACGCAGGGATCTACACCTGCAATGGCTTGATGATGCACACAAAGAAGGTATATAAGTTAATTTAAACCTAGATCAGTGTGAAGGTTTTATTGCGGTTTTGTTGCACTGATCTAGTGATGTGTCTACAATTTGCAGAACTTGACGGGAATCAAAGGCTTATCTGAGGCGAAGGTCGACAAGATCTGTGAAGCTGCTGAGAAGATTGTGGTTAATGCTCAGATTTTCCATAATCTCTGTGATTGTGTTTGGACtttcattttgattttaaataaacatATTGAAGCGTTTCATACGTTAGCTTTGGCTTTGGTGACATTGATGTCGCTCTTTTGTTTCTCGTTTCAGAATTTTGGCTATATTACTGGAAGTGACGCTCTCCTCAGAGTAAGTCCGTATTTTTTTCCCGCTATAAGTCTCACTTTCAAATAATGTTACgttcaattattttttacatggaTCCCGCCTAATCCTCATTTTGATTATAGAGACAGTCGGTGATCCGCATTACAACTGGAAGCCAAGCCCTTGACGAACTCTTAGGCGGTAATTCTTTGCTTCCGAGATATGTTCACTTTTTCTGCTCTTGTTATTGTATGAAACAAAAGCTTTGCTGTAATTGAGTTTTGCGTATAATTTGAAAAGGTGGAATTGAAACTCTGGCAATTACGGAAGCTTTTGGGGAATTCCGGTGAGAATATGGCATCTTATTGTTGTTCCTAGtggaacttgaaacttgaaagtacTCATTTGCCTTAATAGAACATCTCTATTTGTACGGCTTCTCTTTCAGGTCTGGGAAAACACAGCTTGCACATACTCTATGCGTTTCTACCCAGGTTCCTTTCTCATCTAGCCTGTATTCTTTGCCGTATTGAAGTCCATGTTAGTGGCATTATCTCAAGCATAGACCAGTAAGCAAAGGGGCATAACAGCAGACAAATTTGGAAACGACGCTTGCACGCGTCAGTGTTCTGGAAATATTAATCATAGAGACTCACAGACAACATGTCAAGTATGAGtgccaaataaataaataaattataaagtttcGAGTGCAAAATTGAATCCCAAACTCATGACCACAGTGCTCCCTTAGCTGGTCGATCAAAAGTTAGCTACTGTACAATAATTCTGTTTGGCAGTGGCTTTAAGTTAACAtgcactaataataataataatcttgaTGCAATAATCTCAAGATATAATGTTAAGCCTCGCTGATTGTGCATCCTGATGATTCGCTGTTAAATGTGGCAGCTTCCTACCAACATGAGAGGAGGGAATGGAAAGGTCGCCTACATAGATACGGAAGGAACTTTGTATCCATTTTGTTTGACTTTTGTTTTAACATCTGATTGGCATGCTTTGTTCATATTCAATAGGATTAATCTAACCAAGAATGTCATAAAAAAGTGCCCGTAcagttttagtttgttttcttcTCAACTATATTTACTCGCAGCCGACCTGATCGAATTGTATCCATAGCTGAAAGATTTGGCATGGATCCAGGGGCTGTCCTGGACAATGTAAGTTTCATTTATTCCAATATATCACGGCCTGTAGAACTAGAAATGCATTTATAGGAGCTAATAACGTTGTTTCTGGAAATGCATAAGATCATTTATGCTCGTGCATACACGTACGAGCATCAGTACAACCTGCTTCTTGGACTGGCTGCAAAGATGTCTGAAGAACCATTCAGACTTCTGGTGAGTCTTCTCTGAAAGAACTATTGGATGATACTGTTAGCTTGGAGAGTTGATATCTACATGAATTCGTTGTATGTCAGATTGTGGATTCAGTGATTGCCCTCTTTCGAGTGGATTTCACAGGAAGAGGAGAACTTGCAGAGCGCCAGGTTGAACTCCAGAAATTTCTTACGAT encodes the following:
- the LOC121245870 gene encoding meiotic recombination protein DMC1 homolog — its product is MIATLKAEDQSQLQLVEREAIDDEEDLFEAIDKLISQGINAGDVKKLQDAGIYTCNGLMMHTKKNLTGIKGLSEAKVDKICEAAEKIVNFGYITGSDALLRRQSVIRITTGSQALDELLGGGIETLAITEAFGEFRSGKTQLAHTLCVSTQLPTNMRGGNGKVAYIDTEGTFRPDRIVSIAERFGMDPGAVLDNIIYARAYTYEHQYNLLLGLAAKMSEEPFRLLIVDSVIALFRVDFTGRGELAERQQKLAQMLSRLTKIAEEFNVAVYMTNQVIADPGGGMFISDPKKPAGGHVLAHAATIRLMFRKGKGEQRVCKVFDAPNLPEAEAVFQITPGGIADAKD